A DNA window from Megalobrama amblycephala isolate DHTTF-2021 linkage group LG11, ASM1881202v1, whole genome shotgun sequence contains the following coding sequences:
- the rab15 gene encoding ras-related protein Rab-15, with translation MAKQYDVLFRLLLLGDSGVGKTCLLCRFTDNEFHPSHISTIGVDFKMKTLEIDGIKVRIQIWDTAGQERYQTITKQYYRRAQGIFLVYDITSERSFQHIMKWASDVDEYAPEKVQKILVGNKSDEEQKRQVATEQGDKLAKAYGMDFFETSAFTNHNITESFTRLAELVLQANKKDLDLLGGSMNDEFNLAVLEEQEGLCNVSDDTRKSCWC, from the exons ATGGCCAAACAGTATGATGTGCTGTTTAGACTCCTGCTTCTCGGAGACTCCGGTGTCGGCAAAACCTGTTTATTATGCAGATTCACGGACAATGAATTTCATCCCTCACACATTTCCACAATCG GTGTTGATTTCAAAATGAAGACCTTAGAAATTGATGGCATTAAAGTACGAATACAAATAtg GGACACAGCAGGTCAGGAGAGATATCAGACCATCACTAAGCAGTACTACAGAAGAGCACAG GGCATTTTTCTGGTGTATGACATCACAAGTGAGCGCTCGTTCCAGCACATCATGAAGTGGGCCAGTGATGTAGATGAG TACGCCCCTGAGAAGGTGCAGAAGATACTTGTTGGGAACAAGTCTGATGAAGAACAGAAGAGACAAGTAGCTACAGAACAGGGAGATAAG CTTGCCAAGGCTTATGGAATGGATTTTTTTGAGACAAGTGCCTTTACCAACCACAACATTACAGAG TCTTTCACCCGATTGGCTGAATTAGTCCTACAAGCCAATAAGAAGGATCTTGATTTGTTGGGAGGATCCATGAATGATGAGTTCAATCTGGCTGTTTTGGAGGAGCAGGAAGGGTTGTGTAATGTTAGCGATGACACCCGTAAGTCCTGCTGGTGCTGA